In the genome of Doryrhamphus excisus isolate RoL2022-K1 chromosome 11, RoL_Dexc_1.0, whole genome shotgun sequence, one region contains:
- the nsd1b gene encoding histone-lysine N-methyltransferase, H3 lysine-36 specific isoform X2 has protein sequence MSGPHAGPSQTSSCPLTPAPDLSPYSHNNNSRPTMSATSSLQRVYGFVQGDPSPPSSTYSPLRRLQHLTTMVSQPDLVLPAQSGKSWEWASNQKAPERDSWAGSRDYYGASFTKREEKQQEVQSGETKDAPLASCSSPSTSERKTEGALSCPPSPAFSLDSNSPFANGLLHFESSLFEDEDNNVEEQQQTFPTISDSCNKHETARSEIQSIPPDSKDLNVSSAKVITRSQSSGLRRRYWDGSEDEWESDTELFLFEDMSSRHLTNDMKRSSVPPVKFLEGELIWAKFNRRPWWPCEVIVDPALGVYHRVKEPSDRPCRLYHVRTFGEPEEQAWVEDKSTHIFHGGFQFEQLAQLRRKGKQRAHNHKYTIAKRFEASWQSSVNEAEIILQQRPNIVSLSIDNAFQESPTAVKKASPHISPSMLPVTNLPEKSHIINGSISSPIETQTKHGTLKKSSSKRKDGDSSKKSKKIHHNSPSHRNVECPYSDLDSVPKILCPKALERQSKLTQLPTNVAKEEKKHPEIQSGLWFSKSGKDRRPKTVGPVPDRTLFTKVLSKKKTSVSSKKIAAPGGPASSGAPGGQSEAVLVETKLISEKLEHMNSYENITVVNTPFGSPAELVSQKQQNPVDSSDLKGLSQKQESMDSSGSPGFSQKQEAMDSFVSPGLSKKQQSVTSSGTQGFSEKQESDSLGSCGLSRKQETVCSSKPQRLLQKQELVEPSESRGLSQKQESVVFATYEGLSQKSVSSSRLRQLSEKDSVGYSGSGRLSQKQQSVASSETQGLSQKQEFVATSKSQKLSSGQELDSFRSQGLSQQSMENSQPQKSSKKQVYVDSCGPQGISQKQESADPCEPQSLLQKQGFVGSLDSRGLLQKKVSVASLTPRGLSQKQKTIASSDPKGLSKKQESVASSKPQVLSQKQESNSRGLSKTQEVIEHSGPRVLSQKQDSVTSSGPQGLSHKQELVASSKTRGLSHKQESATCSVPQGLSQKLESVDSHGPSENGDYLSGRQVSPNSTDSASVKSNPPNSAYGKNTSKKANYKNVGEIDHCKVREVKKIAVPSSKQAEGKESRAKTKATSNVESTALQAKLDLQKSLIAQCKMPFVKLIRKEIDIKKILNSKVTIGPNDQIGHAKSKATSDETVDTSAESDILDKGSSGINKVDKNALNVDSSEIETVSVKVSEEKGAIVTAAKTISSEPSQSPHQQDTSVSIVVQNTTPPSSQLDQSSVSLCNQVPQEPSPETTTLKLKPVPGTLPEVLSQDPPAHLPASNRLMTRALKTLRVLQKQKQRKARRKAGQKKLLHRTKNVVDPSQNTFNPENILDLCTTTAKSKSDHEANDEDTVSSCCTPPLMFQDSVGVKSEEEDHSLSSTSPMDFIPLTSNMKAKEVDQTSLSLPLSPFSFMNAFKNVKEVSFQSLTDKANGKPLPFKPDMNYKFSTFLMMLKDVHDTRERDGAPLELEIGPPSSHVKEEPSVMPGMAALIGLDRDVNGLDKHTYLDTSQRHVSKGPCNRISSSSWMKKKANRKVPCRPERSGPGYPGVRDLLGMDFSSVLDYSAKVQSLLGVQACQWEGQAGGDEGMLRWSRDFGAMNGFVSDCTDAKSSLSCNTGEGDDASSAHKRIRKPSKRLLEWTEEYDQIFSRKKNKKPLPSVTMTNQALSPTSKTSALAKNALDSPSLNALPEIQTPPPEEITLTTELQIPRAENSSPREAQVLSIDTLTPPPETEAEPLQSTDPVKDYTHGALLQKKRKRKPTPKILEYSLEAEASVGPKKKVKTVKNSSSPAPQAAYPEPTPPPMKPKSRQSPPPASPEVSTFSPTPSTLTPTSTPLVPTASEPKRVDPTIADVDATRLEDAKYTTESEGEASMLDQSFSSTKDDSSLCDDPLAPSRKIIGDRGGPASMKENVCQVCEKTGELLLCEGQCCGAFHLACISLAEAPKGKFVCPECKSGIHTCFVCKKRSEDVRRCMIPICGKFYHGECIAAYAPTVPVNRGFRCSIHVCLTCFIANPTSPSSSKGRLVRCVRCPIAYHANDLCMAAGCVVLSSNSIICPNHFTPRRGVKNHEHVNVSWCFVCTEGGSLLCCESCPAAFHRECLNIEMPKGSWYCNDCKAGKKPHYNDILWVKVGRYRWWPAEVSHPKTIPENIQRMRHDVGEFPVHFFGSNDYLWTYQARVFPYMDVDANSKEKMGKGVDATYKKALEEAAVRFRELQAEKELRQLQEDRKNDRKPPPYKHIKVNRPIGKVQIITADLSEIPRCNCKATDESPCGMDSECINRMLLYECHPQVCPAGEKCLNQAFSRRQYSQVEIFRTLSRGWGLRCVHDIKKGQFVSEYVGEVIDEEECRSRIRHAQEHDICNFYMLTLDKDRIIDAGPKGNEARFMNHCCQPNCETQKWTVSGDTRVGLFALVDVPAGTELTFNYNLECLGNGKTVCKCGASNCSGFLGVRPKNNPPSDDKGRKLKRRGHGKRKKKVVVTKEREDECFSCGDGGQMVSCKKPGCPKVYHADCLNLTRRPAGRWECPWHQCDVCGKEAASFCEMCPSSYCGQHREGLLFISKLDGKLSCSEHDPCGPDPLEPGEIREYNPQSRGLTSGLGMAVITPSAPGVSAGASPAPSRVQDVSAAPGGCISESFPAFSIPVPITIPVSTPTTSPPSSSMFDLPQYSPISSYEEDRDVLEEEEEEELLEEDEEEDEEEEDREAGRQENEEEEEEEDAALEYLEIRDDEDEDD, from the exons ATGAGTGGGCCCCATGCAGGCCCAAGCCAGACGTCCAGCTGCCCTTTGACCCCTGCCCCTGACCTCTCTCCCTACTCCCATAACAATAACTCCCGCCCAACCATGTCTGCCACCTCCTCCCTACAGCGTGTCTATGGATTTGTGCAAGGGGACCCGTCACCCCCTTCCTCCACCTACAGCCCCCTCAGGAGACTGCAGCATCTCACCACCATGGTCAGCCAGCCCGACCTGGTCCTTCCGGCCCAGTCGGGTAAGAGCTGGGAGTGGGCATCCAATCAGAAGGCACCAGAGCGGGACTCCTGGGCCGGTAGCAGGGATTATTATGGTGCCTCCTTCACAAAAAGAGAGGAGAAACAACAGGAGGTCCAAAGTGGTGAAACTAAGGATGCACCGTTAGCTAGCTGTAGCAGTCCTAGCACGTCCGAGAGGAAAACGGAAGGTGCTTTGTCTTGTCCGCCGAGTCCAGCCTTCTCTCTGGATAGCAACAGCCCGTTTGCAAATGGTCTTCTGCACTTTGAGTCCTCCTTGTTTGAGGATGAGGACAACAACGTTGAAGAGCAGCAGCAGACTTTCCCGACCATCTCTGACTCGTGCAATAAACACGAGACAGCAAGGAGTGAGATCCAATCCATCCCTCCCGACTCTAAGGATCTAAATGTTTCATCAGCAAAGGTCATCACTCGATCACAGTCGTCAGGCCTGCGACGAAGGTACTGGGATGGTTCCGAGGACGAGTGGGAGAGTGACACTGAGCTCTTCCTGTTTGAAGATATGTCCTCCAGACATTTGACG AACGATATGAAGAGAAGTTCCGTGCCACCCGTGAAGTTTTTAGAGGGCGAGCTCATTTGGGCAAAGTTCAACCGACGACCGTGGTGGCCCTGCGAGGTGATCGTTGACCCTGCGCTGGGAGTCTATCACAGGGTCAAAG AGCCCAGCGATCGTCCCTGTCGACTCTACCATGTCAGGACTTTTGGGGAGCCGGAGGAGCAAGCCTGGGTGGAGGATAAATCAACTCATATCTTCCATGGAGGCTTTCAGTTCGAACAGCTCGCTCAACTGCGTCGTAAGGGGAAACAAAGAGCGCACAACCACAAATACACT ATTGCAAAACGTTTTGAGGCGTCTTGGCAATCCAGTGTGAATGAAGCTGAAATTATTCTCCAGCAGAGACCCAACATAGTCTCTTTGTCTATAGACAATGCCTTCCAGGAGAGTCCTACTGCAGTAAAAAAGGCCAGCCCCCATATTTCTCCTTCCATGCTGCCAGTGACCAATCTTCCTGAAAAATCGCACATAATCAATGGATCAATATCTTCTCCTATAGAAACACAAACTAAGCACGGCACTTTAAAGAAATCTTCTAGTAAGAGAAAAGATGGTGATTCATCAAAGAAGTCTAAAAAGATACACCATAATAGCCCATCACATAGAAATGTGGAGTGCCCTTATTCAGATCTTGACTCGGTCCCTAAAATTTTGTGTCCTAAAGCACTTGAACGTCAGTCTAAGTTGACTCAACTGCCGACTAATGTCGCCAAAGAGGAAAAGAAACATCCAGAAATACAAAGTGGTCTGTGGTTCAGCAAATCGGGCAAAGACAGGCGACCTAAAACTGTTGGTCCAGTGCCAGATCGTACCCTTTTCACCAAGGTGCTCAGTAAGAAAAAGACCTCTGTTAGTAGTAAAAAGATTGCGGCCCCTGGTGGTCCTGCCTCCAGTGGGGCACCGGGTGGTCAGTCTGAGGCGGTACTTGTTGAAACAAAGCTTATATCTGAGAAATTGGAGCATATGAACTCATATGAAAACATCACTGTAGTTAATACACCTTTTGGAAGCCCTGCTGAGTTGGTgtcacaaaaacagcagaacccaGTGGATTCTTCTGATCTTAAAGGATTGTCGCAAAAGCAGGAGTCCATGGATTCTTCTGGATCTCCAGGATTTTCACAAAAGCAGGAAGCCATGGATTCTTTTGTCTCTCCTGGATTGTCAAAGAAGCAACAGTCTGTGACTTCTTCTGGAACTCAAGGTTTCTCAGAGAAACAGGAATCTGATTCTTTGGGCTCTTGTGGATTATCTCGAAAGCAGGAAACCGTGTGTTCATCAAAACCTCAAAGACTGTTACAGAAGCAAGAGTTGGTGGAACCTTCTGAATCTCGAGGATTGTCTCAAAAGCAGGAGTCTGTGGTTTTTGCAACATATGAAGGATTGTCACAGAAGTCGGTGTCTTCTTCCAGACTTCGACAATTGTCAGAGAAGGATTCAGTAGGTTATTCTGGATCTGGAAGACTGTCACAGAAGCAGCAGTCTGTGGCATCTTCTGAAACTCAAGGATTGTCGCAAAAGCAAGAATTTGTGGCTACTTCTAAATCTCAAAAACTGTCATCAGGGCAGGAGTTGGATTCTTTCAGATCTCAAGGATTGTCACAGCAGTCCATGGAAAATTCTCAAcctcaaaaatcatcaaagaaACAAGTGTATGTGGATTCTTGTGGACCTCAAGGAATCTCACAGAAGCAGGAATCTGCAGATCCTTGTGAACCTCAAAGCCTGTTACAGAAACAGGGTTTTGTGGGTTCTTTGGACTCCAGAGGATTATTGCAAAAGAAGGTATCTGTGGCTTCTTTGACACCTCGAGGTTTGTCACAGAAGCAGAAGACCATAGCCTCTTCTGATCCTAAAGGATTGTCTAAAAAGCAGGAGTCAGTGGCTTCTTCAAAACCACAAGTATTGTCACAGAAACAAGAGTCTAACTCTCGAGGATTGTCAAAGACGCAGGAGGTCATAGAGCATTCTGGACCTCGAGTGTTGTCACAAAAGCAAGACTCTGTGACTTCTTCTGGGCCTCAAGGATTGTCACACAAGCAGGAGTTGGTGGCTTCTTCAAAAACTCGAGGACTGTCGCACAAGCAGGAGTCTGCAACTTGTTCTGTGCCTCAAGGGCTGTCACAGAAGCTGGAATCTGTGGACTCTCACGGACCATCTGAGAACGGTGACTATTTAAGTGGTAGGCAAGTCAGTCCTAATTCTACAGACTCTGCTAGTGTAAAGTCTAATCCACCAAATAGTGCATATGGTAAAAACACCAGCAAGAAGGCCAATTACAAGAATGTCGGTGAAATTGACCACTGTAAAGTAAGGGAGGTTAAAAAGATTGCCGTACCGAGTTCTAAGCAGGCAGAAGGAAAGGAAAGCCGTGCCAAGACCAAGGCCACATCAAACGTTGAATCAACAGCTCTCCAGGCAAAATTGGATCTCCAAAAATCTCTGATCGCCCAATGTAAGATGCCCTTTGTCAAATTGATACGCAAAGAGATAGACATCAAGAAAATCCTTAATTCCAAAGTAACTATTGGTCCCAATGACCAAATTGGACATGCAAAAAGTAAGGCAACCTCAGATGAAACTGTTGACACGTCCGCTGAGTCAGACATATTGGACAAAGGGTCAAGTGGCATAAATAAAGTAGACAAAAATGCTTTGAATGTTGACAGTTCAGAAATCGAAACTGTGTCAGTGAAAGTCTCTGAAGAAAAGGGAGCGATTGTTACTGCAGCCAAAACCATTTCTTCCGAACCTTCGCAAAGCCCACATCAACAAGATACTTCTGTCTCAATTGTGGTTCAAAACACAACCCCTCCATCCTCTCAGTTAGATCAATCTTCAGTTTCTCTCTGTAACCAAGTGCCCCAAGAACCATCCCCTGAGACAACTACTCTTAAATTGAAGCCTGTTCCAGGAACTTTGCCTGAAGTTCTATCACAAGATCCGCCTGCTCACCTTCCAGCCAGCAATCGGCTGATGACGCGAGCACTGAAGACCCTGAGGGTGCTGCAAAAGCAGAAACAGAGAAAAGCCAGAAGGAAGGCTGGGCAGAAAAAACTTTTACATCGTACCAAAAACGTGGTAGACCCCTCTCAGAACACTTTTAATCCAGAAAACATTTTGGACCTTTGCACCACCACAGCAAAGTCCAAGTCTGATCACGAGGCCAACGATGAAGACACCGTTTCTAGCTGTTGTACCCCGCCTTTGATGTTCCAGGATTCTGTTGGAGTCAAGAGTGAAGAGGAGGACCATTCTCTGTCTTCAACGTCTCCAATGGACTTCATACCCCTCACTTCCAACATGAAGGCAAAAGAGGTGGATCAGACCTCTTTATCTTTGCCTCTCTCACCCTTTTCTTTTATGAATGCCTTCAAAAATGTGAAAGAGGTGTCCTTCCAGTCCTTGACGGATAAGGCTAACGGCAAGCCCCTCCCCTTCAAGCCAGACATGAACTACAAATTCAGCACTTTTCTTATGATGCTCAAAGATGTGCATGATACCCGGGAGAGAGATGGGGCCCCTTTAGAACTGGAGATTGGTCCACCGAGTTCGCATGTCAAGGAAGAGCCCTCTGTGATGCCTGGCATGGCTGCACTCATAGGCCTGGATCGAGACGTGAATGGCCTGGACAAACACACATATTTGGATACAAGTCAAAGGCATGTCTCCAAAGGGCCTTGCAACAGAATTAGTAGTTCTTCCTGGATGAAGAAGAAAGCTAACCGTAAAGTGCCTTGTCGCCCTGAGAGGTCTGGACCGGGCTACCCAGGAGTAAGAGACTTGCTAGGAATGGACTTTTCTTCTGTCCTGGATTACTCTGCCAAGGTCCAGTCCTTGCTGGGCGTGCAGGCCTGCCAGTGGGAAGGGCAGGCTGGGGGTGATGAAGGAATGTTGAGGTGGAGCAGAGACTTCGGAGCGATGAATGGCTTCGTTTCCGACTGTACAGACGCCAAATCTAGCCTGAGCTGCAACACTGGAGAAGGCGACGATGCTTCATCAG cACATAAAAGAATTAGAAAACCAAGCAAGAGGCTCCTAGAATGGACTGAAGAATACGACCAGATATTCTCaaggaagaaaaataaaaagcctCTACCATCAGTTACAATG ACCAACCAAGCACTTTCGCCCACGTCCAAAACGTCAGCACTGGCCAAGAATGCACTTGATTCCCCTTCCTTGAATGCACTACCTGAGATACAGACGCCACCTCCAGAAGAAATCACCCTAACCACAGAGCTACAAATTCCCAGGGCCGAAAACTCGTCCCCACGGGAAGCACAAGTGCTTTCCATCGACACGCTAACACCACCTCCTGAAACCGAAGCTGAACCATTGCAGTCTACAGACCCTGTCAAAGACTACA CACACGGTGCATTGCTACAGAAGAAGCGCAAAAGGAAACCCACGCCGAAGATTCTGGAATATTCCCTTGAAGCTGAGGCCTCAGTGGGCCCAAAGAAGAAG GTCAAAACAGTGAAGAACAGCTCCAGTCCTGCTCCTCAAGCAG CTTATCCAGAGCCTACTCCACCACCCATGAAACCAAAAAGTAGGCAATCTCCCCCGCCTGCGAGCCCGGAAGTCTCCACTTTTTCGCCCACCCCTTCCACTTTGACACCAACCAGCACTCCACTGGTACCAACGGCATCTGAACCCAAACGGGTGGACCCGACAATAGCAGACGTTGATGCTACTCGACTAGAAGACGCTAAATACACAACAGAGTCAGAG GGTGAAGCATCCATGTTGGATCAGAGCTTCTCTTCCACTAAAGACGACTcgtcgctgtgtgatgatccACTCGCACCTTCCAGGAAGATCATCGGGGACAGAGGAGGCCCCGCTTCcatgaaggagaatgtctgTCAG gtgtgtGAGAAGACCGGGGAGTTGCTGCTGTGTGAGGGTCAATGTTGTGGAGCCTTTCACCTTGCCTGCATTTCTCTGGCCGAGGCCCCCAAAGGGAAGTTTGTGTGTCCGGAGTGCAAATCAG GAATCCACACCTGCTTTGTCTGCAAGAAGCGCAGCGAGGACGTGCGGCGCTGCATGATCCCCATCTGCGGCAAGTTCTACCACGGCGAGTGCATCGCCGCCTACGCCCCGACCGTGCCAGTCAACCGAGGTTTCCGCTGCTCCATCCACGTTTGTCTCACGTGCTTCATCGCCAATCCCACCAGTCCCTCTAGCTCTAAAG GACGTCTTGTGCGCTGTGTCCGCTGCCCGATCGCGTACCACGCCAATGACCTCTGTATGGCGGCCGGCTGCGTGGTGCTCTCCAGCAATAGCATCATCTGTCCCAACCACTTCACCCCGCGACGGGGTGTCAAGAACCATGAGCACGTCAATGTCAGCTGGTGTTTTGTTTGCACAGAAG GGGGAAGTCTGCTGTGCTGCGAGTCCTGCCCCGCCGCCTTCCACCGCGAGTGTCTGAACATTGAGatgcccaaaggcagctggtaCTGCAACGACTGCAAGGCCGGGAAGAAACCTCACTACAACGACATTCTGTGGGTCAAGGTTGGACGCTACAG GTGGTGGCCTGCCGAGGTTAGCCATCCCAAAACCATCCCAGAGAACATCCAGCGTATGCGGCACGACGTGGGCGAGTTCCCCGTTCACTTCTTTGGCTCCAACGACTACCTGTGGACCTACCAGGCTCGTGTCTTTCCTTATATGGACGTGGATGCCAACAGCAAGGAAAAGATGGGCAAGGGTGTCGACGCCACTTATAAGAAAG CTCTGGAAGAGGCGGCGGTGCGTTTTCGTGAGCTTCAAGCTGAGAAGGAGCTTCGGCAGCTTCAGGAGGACAGAAAGAATGACAGGAAGCCTCCGCCGTACAAGCATATCAAG GTGAATCGGCCAATAGGGAAGGTTCAGATAATCACTGCTGACCTATCAGAGATCCCACGCTGCAACTGCAAGGCCACAGACGAGAGCCCATGCGGGATGGACTCGGAGTGCATCAACCGCATGCTCCTGTACGAATGTCACCCGCAG GTGTGCCCAGCAGGCGAGAAGTGCCTGAACCAGGCGTTCAGCAGGCGTCAGTACAGCCAGGTGGAGATCTTCAGGACGCTGTCTCGAGGCTGGGGTCTACGGTGTGTCCACGACATCAAGAAG GGTCAGTTTGTGAGCGAGTACGTCGGGGAGGTGATCGACGAGGAGGAGTGCAGGTCGAGGATCAGACACGCACAGGAACACGACATCTGTAACTTCTACATGCTAACTTTGGACAAG GATCGCATCATCGATGCTGGACCGAAGGGCAACGAGGCTCGTTTCATGAACCACTGCTGCCAACCCAACTGTGAGACCCAGAAGTGGACGGTGAGCGGCGACACGCGCGTTGGTCTCTTCGCCCTCGTCGACGTGCCAGCGG GCACTGAACTCACCTTCAACTACAACCTGGAGTGTTTGGGGAACGGCAAGACGGTTTGTAAATGTGGCGCGTCCAACTGTAGCGGCTTTCTCGGTGTCAGGCCAAAG AACAACCCGCCTTCAGATGACAAAGGACGCAAGCTGAAAAGGCGTGGCCACGGCAAGCGGAAGAAGAAGGTGGTGGTGACTAAGGAGCGAGAGGACGAGTGCTTCAGCTGCGGAGACGGGGGACAGATGGTTTCCTGTAAGAAACCCGGCTGTCCCAAGGTCTACCACGCCGATTGCCTCAACCTCACCAGGAGGCCTGCGG GACGCTGGGAATGTCCGTGGCACCAGTGTGACGTCTGCGGCAAGGAGGCGGCGTCCTTCTGCGAGATGTGCCCCAGCTCGTACTGCGGCCAGCACCGTGAGGGCCTGCTCTTCATCTCCAAGCTGGACGGCAAGCTGTCCTGCAGCGAGCACGACCCCTGCGGACCAGACCCCCTGGAACCGGGGGAGATCCGCGAGTACAACCCCCAGTCCAGGGGCCTGACGTCGGGCTTGGGAATGGCCGTCATCACCCCATCTGCTCCCGGTGTCTCAGCGGGTGCGAGCCCCGCCCCCAGCAGGGTTCAGGATGTCAGTGCCGCCCCTGGAGGCTGCATTTCCGAGTCATTTCCTGCCTTTTCCATCCCGGTACCCATCACTATTCCTGTCTCCACACCTACCACCTCACCTCCATCCAGCAGCATGTTTGACCTCCCGCAGTACTCGCCCATCTCCTCCTATGAGGAGGACAGGGACgtcctggaggaggaggaggaggaggagctgttggaagaagatgaagaagaggacgaggaggaagaggatagAGAAGCAGGAAGGCAGGAGaatgaggaggaagaagaagaggaggatgcaGCTTTGGAATACCTCGAGATCAGAgacgatgaggatgaggatgactGA